The sequence below is a genomic window from Eleginops maclovinus isolate JMC-PN-2008 ecotype Puerto Natales chromosome 20, JC_Emac_rtc_rv5, whole genome shotgun sequence.
tttgaaaaaatattaaaatatttaatgaaagaaatgttgacacGTTGAAAACTTATTTCCACCATTGTATATTCATGACCTGCCAAACCCatgagtgttccctaaagcaAAGTCAAACTTGTCTTTAAAGACTTCGTATGACACATGTAGCGGCAACCTGATGCAGTTGACACATGTGTTGGCCATAGGGAACAATGGTGTAGAGGCATAGTCGTCCTCTCCCTTGTGAATGAACTCCACAGAAGGTGTTGGGGAAAAGCCGATGGGTGGCACCACAGATGCTCCTGTTGCAAAGGCCAATATTTTGTGTAGTTTGGATGGCCCTTCTTcttctatacaaaaaaacagaaaaacaattgaaGTGGTAGTTGGTctaattaacatgtttattgaacATCTCTTGAGTTATTATCATTAGCTGATGATGGCATGTATTCTTTGtaggaaaaactatttttaaagtaaaaatatcaatTGCCTTCTGCATCCTGGAGATAGTCTCTCCAGAAGATTACAACCATCTCTTCTGCAGTTCTCTTGTTGCTCCCTTCTGGAGAGAGTCGAATGCTGAAGAGATTGTCCATCTGGTCAGCAGTGAGAAGACTTGCCTCATAGCAAAACAGGGGCTTAAAGCTGTCAGGATGTCTCCTGATTTTTTCAAGAACCCCAAGAGTCTTCAGACCTTCACAGAATCTGTACAAagtacatggaaacattttactaattttgcataatttaaatagGGTTCTTAATTCACTTATGAATTGTCAGTTTGTGACTTACttgtatatacaaataatagtttttagTTTGAGTGAAGTTAATCCTACAACATGTCAATAATTCAAATTCTGATTCCTATTCTGATTAACCTGACGAAATAACCAACACTGAATACCTTTGAAATGGACCTTGGACCCTGTGGACCACCTGAAACGTCACTATGTCCTGTACCAGCAGCTCCCTGTCCCTGATTGACTGCACAGGCCTTAGACATCCTGCATTAGCCAGGTACTCAAGTAGAGGTGCCTTTGACTCCTCAAGCTCCTCAACCGTGGTACTTTCAGATACCTAGCATCACAAGGAGCAGCAGGTTGGCTTGTTATGGAGGCTACTTGTTATGCTTATAACTTATTAGTAAAAAAAACCAGACACTAGAGGACTGCATAATTACATGATAACAAATGGTCCCTTAACAGTTGATTGaggttcagggttttttttcccacatagcttcaatgtgacagaaaacatagaaattaTAATTGGCTTGTCTGTTGGATTGTGGTGGAATTCAAACTACAACACATGGAAAGTGGGCATTCAGCAATGTACTGGGCAGGACCGATACTgcctctcaaaatgtaaaacagcaagaTAACATTGTAATATTACCTAATTCTAATGGAATATAACATGTAAACTCACTACCAACTGACCTTTTTGACTTTCTCAAGGAGTTCTGGGTCTGCTATGTCTCCTACAGCTGGATTTGCTGAACCATCAACAAGAAGCGAAAACACTGTTGGTGACAGGAAGTTTGGTGGTGGACCACCATGCACCAAACTCACTGCAATGGCTCTGCCAGCGTTGTAGTACCGGTCCTCTCTTAGAGCTGCAAAACAATcatataaaaggaaatgtagtATTGAAAAATGAGTAAAGACTCATTGCTACATAAAATCATGGATTTGatgtgttattaaatacattgtaaaTCAGTTTGCATGTAAAAATCACCATACACTAAAATAGCtcacattattaataaaaaaacaacaagacattacCAGTACTGTCAAGAGCGAAgttcttgctgttttcttttccctcaaacATGGCGGATCTGGCAATGGTCTCcatagccgtgggaagatgatttgggttgggggtgctgaagactgagaggtgttccgataggctaaataaaagacaggcatacgtgtgcgcaatatttaaacaccacacgatgtatttcattgtaaaccagataggctactgtgatgtgaacactaaaacaaaaggctacttatttcaataaaaaaatgtttacagctttaaagacggtattgtaaatgagcgacttccgaaaaaacattaaaccaaacaagcatcaacagaaacctgcagtgttctcaggggcagggaagaatgcacaatatgtctattagtatctgttgagctgtggtgcactactgttgcacagataatgttgcattcggaggaaaagcatacacggagagtgaattatctttagccgtacttggcgtatttattcggtgtgctctgacacatcagtctcacggtcagagctactacggcatcaactactactgaacaagcatttagttcaaccttttataggctgtaccttagaatcgcacacaactgagaacagttattatatctcaacaatctcaactgacatgaaaaacaaaaaagtcagcgtcgaactatttacagtacactgctcggcggcagctgagctgatcaaatcaagcgcttaccgttgggcctttcacagtactactccaaacacggactgacgctcaggcgtcatggaaataaaatctctcatgagcgcattcatgtccacatccgagactccttggtgacagtgttcagcattttaagctggagatcaaggcggcagttgtccagctccataggaagctgaaggctgtccaagtccactgcttctccctgtgctgctgctataactgccctctctcttttccccgctagcgtcaaagtctcttggtcgaaccttctttgaagctcccctgaaactagatcgacagcctcatagaattcccgtttccaagaggctgttggtgcgctgcgagtgaatgcttctggctctgcagtttgcctaaatcgtgccggggttctgctctctctcgtttctggcattttgagatccattcttgaggaatgttcttccaccttctgaaacatctgcacaacatttgggtcgtctcgaagggccgcaatgctgtttttcagtacatttgcgcACTCAAGTATGCCAAGCGCACTcattgtggagctctgcagcttccgtgccacagcctcacacggttcaaacagtgcctggcaacagagcaggccgaagagagttctgcctttacgggcttgcttccacagcccgacaatctttgctctgctgtcacctcttgtggttttgtcatctttcaacaacgttagtgtggccagcagagtgttgtaagatgaacatatgcgcctgatggctgtggcccgcacacaccacctggttgggcacaggc
It includes:
- the LOC134883443 gene encoding G2/M phase-specific E3 ubiquitin-protein ligase-like: LALVSTLPDESSDDEELNKAIIASMDAEKVPSQEILLELSSKIITKRQCRFNINRSAVWEGAMRGFQRVSYDPNLMISVKFSDDMGRNEEGIDLGGPRREFLTTAMETIARSAMFEGKENSKNFALDSTALREDRYYNAGRAIAVSLVHGGPPPNFLSPTVFSLLVDGSANPAVGDIADPELLEKVKKVSESTTVEELEESKAPLLEYLANAGCLRPVQSIRDRELLVQDIVTFQVVHRVQGPFQRFCEGLKTLGVLEKIRRHPDSFKPLFCYEASLLTADQMDNLFSIRLSPEGSNKRTAEEMVVIFWRDYLQDAEEEEGPSKLHKILAFATGASVVPPIGFSPTPSVEFIHKGEDDYASTPLFPMANTCVNCIRLPLHVSYEVFKDKFDFALGNTHGFGRS